The following are encoded in a window of Candidatus Margulisiibacteriota bacterium genomic DNA:
- the mrdA gene encoding penicillin-binding protein 2, with protein MSKRLLLIFCGLVFVLLALRLLQLQVIEGDKYRRVADENAARTVPAPAARGVIYDRNDRVLVENRPVFSVQVMPQLLTAGAGKKKAVVLARLGAILGEKLEFKPSSDKPIIIKDNLAPEIAVRIEEQKDKLEGVVVSVRPVRFYPHDNTASHLLGYVGEIEPDDLSRLKEQGYRLGDWVGKDGVEKQYDSLIRGIDGGKKIEVDVAGTPTRLLGFSAAVPGADVKLTIDVELQEAAEKALGSQPGAVVVLDPWSGEVLALVSHPNYDPNIFIGQKNPHRAAALLDPRHPFMNRALGIYPPGSTFKVVTLSAALKEQLAKTTETLYCPGYYNLNGRIARCWKEGGHGRITVLEGLTQSCDVVFYELGRRLGPDRLASYARQYGLGERTGIDLPQEKKGLVPDTAWKRAVWKEPWYEGDSINYGIGQGFLQLTPLQLACVYGTIATGKRMKPYVVSRIKDRHGEVLYEGKQVQVAAAPVHEIIINYLRKALCDVVERATGIAAKIKGLPAAGKTGTAENPGLPHAWFVCYAPSDKPRIVITSFVEHGQHGDRSAAYVARDILTWYRDNRLATQEAFDTGQ; from the coding sequence ATGAGTAAGCGGCTCCTGCTAATTTTTTGCGGCCTGGTCTTTGTCCTGCTCGCCCTCCGCTTGCTGCAGTTACAGGTGATCGAGGGGGACAAGTACCGGCGGGTAGCCGACGAAAATGCCGCCCGCACCGTTCCCGCTCCGGCGGCGCGGGGCGTTATCTATGACCGGAATGACAGGGTATTGGTCGAGAACCGGCCGGTCTTTTCCGTCCAGGTCATGCCGCAGCTGCTGACGGCCGGCGCGGGGAAAAAGAAAGCAGTTGTCCTAGCCCGGCTAGGGGCGATCCTCGGAGAAAAACTGGAGTTCAAACCATCGTCGGATAAGCCGATCATCATCAAGGATAATCTCGCGCCGGAGATCGCGGTCAGGATCGAAGAGCAAAAGGACAAGCTGGAAGGGGTCGTGGTCAGCGTCCGTCCGGTCCGCTTCTATCCCCACGACAATACCGCTTCGCACCTGCTCGGTTATGTTGGTGAGATCGAACCGGACGACCTCTCACGCTTGAAGGAGCAGGGCTACCGGCTGGGCGACTGGGTCGGCAAGGACGGAGTGGAAAAACAATATGATAGCCTGATCCGGGGTATCGACGGCGGCAAGAAGATCGAGGTTGACGTGGCCGGCACGCCGACCCGCCTGCTCGGATTTTCCGCAGCGGTCCCCGGCGCCGACGTGAAATTAACGATCGACGTCGAACTGCAAGAGGCGGCCGAAAAAGCGCTGGGGAGCCAACCGGGGGCGGTGGTGGTGCTCGACCCCTGGAGCGGTGAGGTCCTGGCGCTGGTCAGCCACCCTAATTACGATCCGAACATCTTTATCGGCCAAAAAAATCCTCACCGGGCGGCCGCCTTGCTCGACCCGCGCCACCCTTTCATGAACCGGGCGCTCGGCATTTATCCTCCCGGGTCGACTTTTAAAGTCGTGACCCTTTCGGCCGCGCTTAAGGAGCAACTGGCCAAGACGACCGAGACACTCTATTGCCCCGGTTATTACAACCTGAACGGCCGGATAGCCAGATGTTGGAAAGAGGGTGGCCACGGCCGGATCACGGTGCTGGAAGGTTTGACCCAGTCGTGCGACGTCGTTTTTTATGAGCTGGGGCGGAGACTCGGCCCCGACCGTCTGGCCAGCTACGCCCGGCAATACGGACTGGGAGAGAGGACCGGGATCGACCTGCCGCAGGAGAAAAAAGGGTTGGTCCCGGATACCGCTTGGAAGCGGGCGGTTTGGAAAGAGCCGTGGTATGAAGGGGACTCCATCAACTACGGCATCGGGCAGGGGTTCTTGCAGTTGACCCCCCTTCAACTGGCCTGTGTCTACGGGACGATCGCCACCGGGAAAAGGATGAAGCCATATGTCGTCAGCCGGATCAAGGACCGCCACGGGGAAGTGCTCTATGAGGGAAAACAGGTCCAGGTGGCGGCCGCGCCGGTCCATGAGATCATCATCAATTACTTGAGAAAAGCGCTGTGCGATGTTGTGGAGCGAGCGACCGGTATCGCGGCCAAGATCAAAGGCCTGCCGGCTGCCGGCAAGACCGGCACCGCCGAGAATCCGGGCTTGCCTCACGCCTGGTTCGTCTGTTACGCGCCGTCCGATAAGCCGCGGATCGTCATTACCTCTTTCGTGGAACACGGCCAGCATGGCGACCGCTCGGCCGCCTATGTTGCCCGCGACATCCTGACCTGGTACCGGGACAACCGCCTGGCGACCCAGGAAGCTTTTGACACGGGGCAATAG
- a CDS encoding SPOR domain-containing protein produces the protein MAEEFLNINPPGGFPPPRPDDDPLPEERPVSGGLKNLFVFLVLVLIVAASFFVSFQLGSRILSPVKKTPEAKIAAPIPEPPESIRALQRLQAALSTEAKKAVKQTPKKKVLCRKQAAAAAKAVTVGKGYYKVQAGLFADKEAAKQLADKLSTSGFDVFIRKAGSGWRVQVGAYRTKAIAEELRGKLAAKGFSSHLIYE, from the coding sequence ATGGCCGAAGAATTTCTTAACATCAATCCTCCGGGCGGTTTCCCGCCTCCCCGGCCGGATGACGATCCGTTGCCCGAGGAGCGGCCGGTAAGCGGCGGGTTAAAGAACCTTTTTGTTTTCTTGGTGCTGGTCTTGATCGTCGCGGCCAGTTTCTTTGTCAGCTTCCAGTTGGGATCGCGGATCCTCTCCCCGGTCAAGAAAACGCCGGAGGCCAAGATCGCAGCGCCGATCCCGGAGCCGCCCGAATCGATCCGGGCGTTGCAAAGGTTGCAGGCGGCGTTGTCCACGGAAGCGAAAAAAGCCGTCAAGCAAACGCCGAAAAAAAAGGTCCTTTGCCGGAAACAGGCGGCAGCGGCGGCAAAGGCGGTTACGGTTGGCAAAGGTTATTACAAGGTCCAGGCTGGTCTATTTGCCGATAAAGAGGCCGCGAAACAACTGGCTGACAAATTGAGTACCAGCGGCTTCGATGTCTTTATCAGAAAAGCGGGGAGCGGCTGGCGGGTCCAGGTCGGCGCTTACCGGACGAAAGCGATCGCCGAGGAACTGCGCGGCAAGCTGGCGGCCAAAGGTTTCAGTTCCCACTTAATTTACGAATAG
- a CDS encoding folylpolyglutamate synthase/dihydrofolate synthase family protein gives MFAQMGEGNKYLLSLDKFGINLGLERIERLLKELGNPQLRFQSLHVAGTNGKGSTCVMIASILKESGYKVGLYTSPHLFDFRERIKINGRDISRSDFKRGLAKVEALSRSWPEQPTVFEVLTAVAFWYFAEKKIDYAVVEVGLGGRLDATNVLTPLVSVITNIDLEHKAVLGNTLAKIAIEKGGIIKPRVPVITGEQKPAALKVLQYQAEKNGSVLIQVNSQGAGLSSGLIGEHQKINAACALAAVRLAGIKADKEAILRGLARTNWPARFQVVARRPLTIVDGAHNPAGMATLVATLKAEYPDTKFTFIIGAQGDKDAAEMLRLIAPLAKKIIITRSSHRQAATQLGGTEPLPLKTALKQTAGEARVIAGSLFLAADALKLLDPRA, from the coding sequence GTGTTTGCGCAGATGGGTGAGGGGAATAAATATCTTCTTTCCCTGGATAAATTCGGTATCAACCTGGGGTTAGAGCGGATCGAGCGGCTCCTGAAAGAGCTCGGTAACCCGCAGCTCCGGTTCCAGTCGCTCCACGTTGCCGGGACGAACGGCAAAGGTTCGACTTGCGTGATGATCGCCTCGATCCTGAAAGAGTCCGGCTATAAAGTCGGGCTGTATACTTCTCCTCATCTTTTCGATTTTAGGGAAAGAATTAAAATCAATGGTCGTGATATTTCACGCTCGGACTTTAAGCGGGGTTTAGCCAAGGTCGAGGCGCTAAGCCGTTCCTGGCCAGAACAGCCGACCGTCTTTGAGGTCCTGACGGCGGTTGCTTTTTGGTATTTCGCGGAGAAGAAGATCGATTACGCGGTGGTAGAAGTCGGCCTGGGGGGGCGTCTTGATGCGACCAATGTCCTGACGCCGCTGGTTTCGGTGATCACCAATATTGATCTCGAACATAAGGCGGTGCTGGGTAATACGCTGGCCAAGATCGCCATTGAAAAGGGGGGGATCATCAAGCCGCGAGTGCCGGTGATCACCGGCGAACAAAAACCGGCGGCCTTGAAGGTCCTGCAGTACCAGGCGGAGAAAAATGGGAGCGTGCTGATCCAGGTCAACAGCCAGGGAGCTGGATTGAGCAGTGGCCTGATCGGCGAACACCAGAAAATTAATGCCGCCTGCGCCTTGGCGGCTGTCCGGCTGGCCGGGATAAAGGCCGACAAGGAGGCGATCTTGCGGGGCTTGGCCCGGACCAACTGGCCGGCCCGTTTCCAGGTCGTTGCCCGCCGGCCGCTGACCATCGTGGACGGCGCCCATAATCCGGCCGGGATGGCGACGCTGGTCGCGACCCTGAAGGCGGAGTATCCCGACACAAAATTCACCTTTATCATCGGGGCGCAGGGGGACAAGGACGCGGCGGAGATGCTGCGGCTGATCGCCCCCCTGGCTAAAAAAATAATTATCACCCGGTCATCCCACCGGCAAGCCGCCACCCAGCTGGGTGGGACCGAGCCGCTGCCGCTTAAGACGGCTTTAAAACAAACAGCCGGCGAGGCGCGGGTTATCGCCGGTTCTCTCTTTTTAGCGGCCGACGCGCTGAAACTCCTTGACCCTCGGGCTTAG
- the mreD gene encoding rod shape-determining protein MreD has protein sequence MRAFKIGLYLSAVLLLQTVILPRFNFLGVVPDLVLVTVVFYAVLLERTPATLLSALAGFLQDILACPFYLNTIIKTITGAAANTFRERFMGDEYTLIAGLVALFTPLSVLAEGLTLHFIFHREFSLWYFIFRLVAETVYNLILVPLLYPLVRVTLDE, from the coding sequence ATGCGCGCTTTTAAGATCGGCTTATACCTCAGCGCGGTCCTTCTCCTGCAAACGGTCATCCTGCCCCGTTTCAACTTTCTTGGCGTGGTCCCCGACCTGGTCTTGGTCACAGTGGTGTTTTACGCGGTACTGCTGGAGAGGACGCCGGCCACTTTACTCTCCGCCCTGGCCGGTTTCCTTCAGGACATTCTGGCCTGCCCCTTTTACCTGAACACGATCATCAAGACGATCACGGGGGCTGCGGCCAACACTTTCCGGGAGCGGTTCATGGGCGATGAATACACCCTGATCGCCGGCCTGGTGGCGCTCTTTACTCCCTTGAGCGTGCTGGCGGAAGGGTTGACCCTGCATTTCATTTTCCACCGGGAGTTCTCGCTCTGGTATTTTATTTTCCGCCTGGTGGCGGAAACGGTCTATAACCTGATCCTGGTGCCGCTGCTGTATCCGCTGGTCAGGGTGACGCTCGATGAGTAA
- a CDS encoding 50S ribosomal protein L25 has product MEKIILEAKPREEIGKKLKGLRRQGLVPAVVYGKKIKALALAIDGKSFIKQILRSVAGRNAIVTLKVAGGKVKDISVLTQEVQMNPLTDEILHVDFRHIVMDEAIRTRVRIELTGIPLGVKETGGVLVHGLREVEVECLPGNIPDKFLIDVSALNINDSLHVSDLAITAKVKVLTTPTEMIANCSPPTKEEVVAAPIPTPAEVAAAATEGAAAVADEKVKEKSAPGAPPAKVEGQPAKK; this is encoded by the coding sequence ATGGAAAAGATCATACTTGAGGCCAAACCAAGGGAAGAGATAGGGAAAAAACTTAAAGGGTTGCGCCGCCAGGGACTGGTCCCGGCGGTCGTCTATGGTAAAAAGATCAAAGCACTGGCGCTGGCCATTGACGGCAAGAGTTTTATCAAGCAAATTTTAAGGTCCGTGGCGGGGCGGAACGCGATCGTCACCCTTAAGGTCGCCGGCGGCAAGGTCAAAGATATCTCCGTCCTGACCCAAGAAGTGCAGATGAACCCGTTGACCGACGAGATACTCCATGTTGATTTCCGCCACATCGTTATGGATGAGGCGATCCGGACCCGGGTCCGGATCGAGCTGACCGGCATCCCGCTCGGCGTCAAAGAGACCGGCGGTGTCCTGGTCCACGGTTTGCGCGAGGTGGAAGTGGAATGTCTGCCGGGTAACATCCCTGATAAGTTCCTGATCGACGTTTCGGCCTTGAACATTAACGATTCCCTCCACGTCAGCGACCTGGCGATCACGGCCAAGGTCAAGGTCCTTACCACCCCGACCGAAATGATCGCCAATTGTTCGCCGCCGACCAAGGAAGAGGTGGTGGCGGCCCCGATCCCGACGCCGGCCGAAGTGGCCGCGGCGGCGACCGAGGGGGCGGCGGCAGTGGCGGACGAGAAGGTCAAGGAAAAATCGGCGCCAGGCGCTCCGCCAGCCAAGGTTGAAGGCCAACCGGCCAAAAAGTAA
- a CDS encoding EscU/YscU/HrcU family type III secretion system export apparatus switch protein yields the protein MAEQRIPGPGEELADDKDKAAPARKAAIAIRYDVDRDKAPLVIASGRGPVADEILRIADENKIPLYEDPELAKLLSKLELDVEIPPEMYTLVAEVLFFVYKLDRMAEKREKVVSRLKEEEKEKFRP from the coding sequence ATGGCAGAACAGCGAATACCCGGACCGGGTGAAGAATTGGCCGACGACAAAGACAAGGCGGCGCCGGCCAGGAAGGCGGCGATCGCCATCAGATACGATGTTGACCGGGACAAGGCGCCGCTGGTGATCGCTTCCGGCCGCGGCCCGGTCGCTGATGAGATCTTGCGGATAGCCGATGAGAACAAGATCCCGTTATACGAAGACCCGGAACTGGCCAAGCTCCTGTCCAAACTGGAGCTGGACGTGGAAATACCACCGGAAATGTACACGCTGGTTGCCGAGGTCCTGTTTTTCGTTTACAAGCTCGACCGGATGGCGGAAAAGCGGGAAAAAGTCGTCAGCCGCCTGAAAGAAGAAGAAAAAGAGAAATTTCGGCCGTGA
- a CDS encoding rod shape-determining protein, with translation MSLYDYIFGQFSRDLGIDLGTATTLVFARGEGIILCEPSVVAINKDNNRALAFGNEAKSMLGRTPANIVAVRPMRDGVIADFEITEMMLRHFINKSHNRSAFVRPRIVVGVPSGITGVEKRAVLDAAMHAGAREAYLVEEPMAAAIGANLPVSEAQGSMIVDIGGGTTEVAVLALGGIVVSKSIRVAGDEMDEAIVSHCRKNYNLLIGERTAEQIKIDIGSAYPLPEEKTIEVRGRDLVTGLPKTLTLTSSEIRDALAEPVATVVDAVRMTLEKTPPELAADIMDRGIVMAGGGSLLRGLDKYLAQETDMSVYVVDDPVSCVAYGTGKILEEIDTLKKVLIMPKSSQ, from the coding sequence ATGTCTCTTTACGACTATATTTTCGGCCAATTTTCCCGCGACCTGGGGATCGACCTCGGGACCGCGACCACGCTGGTCTTTGCCCGGGGTGAGGGGATCATTCTCTGCGAACCGTCGGTCGTGGCGATCAATAAAGATAATAACCGGGCGCTCGCCTTTGGTAATGAGGCCAAAAGCATGCTGGGCCGCACTCCGGCCAACATCGTGGCCGTTCGCCCGATGCGCGACGGTGTGATTGCCGACTTTGAGATAACCGAGATGATGCTTCGTCATTTCATCAACAAGAGCCACAACCGTTCGGCTTTTGTCCGGCCGCGGATCGTGGTCGGCGTTCCGTCCGGCATTACCGGCGTGGAGAAGCGAGCGGTGCTTGACGCGGCCATGCATGCCGGCGCCCGCGAAGCTTACCTGGTAGAAGAGCCGATGGCGGCGGCGATCGGAGCCAACCTGCCGGTTTCCGAAGCGCAGGGGAGCATGATCGTTGACATCGGCGGCGGGACGACCGAAGTGGCTGTCCTGGCCCTGGGCGGGATCGTTGTCTCCAAGTCGATCCGGGTGGCCGGCGACGAAATGGACGAGGCGATCGTCTCCCATTGCCGCAAGAATTATAATCTATTGATCGGGGAGCGGACCGCCGAGCAGATCAAGATCGATATCGGCTCCGCCTATCCTCTGCCGGAAGAGAAGACGATCGAAGTGCGCGGCCGCGACCTGGTGACCGGCCTCCCCAAGACCCTGACCCTGACCTCGTCGGAGATCCGCGACGCGCTGGCCGAACCGGTGGCGACGGTCGTCGACGCTGTCCGGATGACGCTGGAGAAAACGCCGCCGGAACTGGCGGCCGATATCATGGACCGCGGTATTGTCATGGCGGGCGGCGGTTCCCTCCTCCGCGGGCTCGACAAGTATCTCGCCCAAGAAACCGACATGTCGGTCTACGTTGTGGACGATCCGGTCTCGTGCGTCGCCTACGGGACGGGGAAGATCTTGGAAGAGATCGATACCCTCAAGAAAGTCCTGATCATGCCTAAAAGCAGCCAGTGA
- the mreC gene encoding rod shape-determining protein MreC, whose protein sequence is MTSYRPFKRKNSYSLAITVVLLALAVSYFSWLNLAGLRSLLTTVITPFQLATTVVWRGVTGAPGFVFSLGSQASENAALKSENNALAAKAATLVELAKENERLRQALDFRGGPRYGGRLVAARVIARSGSPWLSSIEIDKGAGSGVKPDCPVVVREGLVGRVVEVAPSSARVLLLTDAQSSVAGADQRSRDFGIVEGYSPDTLFLRYVSSGADVGVGDQIVTAAISSLFPPGIPIGTVSAATKAEADLFYEIKIKPAVNFSRLEEVFLVQ, encoded by the coding sequence GTGACGAGCTACCGGCCATTTAAAAGAAAGAACTCTTATTCCCTGGCGATCACGGTGGTCTTGCTGGCCCTGGCTGTCTCTTATTTTTCCTGGCTTAACCTCGCCGGATTGCGTTCTCTCCTGACGACCGTCATTACCCCGTTCCAGCTGGCCACGACGGTAGTCTGGCGCGGAGTCACGGGGGCGCCCGGTTTTGTTTTTAGCCTGGGGAGCCAGGCGAGCGAGAATGCCGCCCTCAAGAGCGAGAACAACGCGCTGGCGGCCAAAGCGGCCACGCTCGTGGAATTGGCCAAAGAGAACGAACGGCTGCGGCAAGCGCTTGATTTCCGGGGCGGTCCACGCTATGGCGGGCGGTTGGTGGCGGCCCGGGTCATTGCCCGGAGCGGCTCACCCTGGTTATCGTCGATCGAGATAGATAAAGGGGCGGGGAGCGGCGTTAAACCCGATTGTCCGGTCGTGGTCCGCGAAGGTTTGGTCGGCCGGGTAGTGGAAGTGGCGCCGAGCAGCGCCCGCGTCTTGTTGCTGACCGACGCGCAGAGCTCGGTCGCCGGTGCCGATCAACGGAGCCGCGATTTTGGCATAGTTGAAGGTTACTCACCCGACACTCTCTTTCTCCGCTATGTCAGCAGCGGGGCTGACGTCGGGGTTGGGGACCAGATCGTGACCGCGGCGATCTCGAGCCTTTTCCCGCCCGGGATACCGATCGGCACGGTCAGCGCGGCCACCAAGGCGGAAGCCGATCTTTTCTACGAGATAAAAATAAAGCCGGCGGTCAATTTTTCCCGGTTGGAAGAGGTCTTCCTGGTCCAATAA
- a CDS encoding SIMPL domain-containing protein (The SIMPL domain is named for its presence in mouse protein SIMPL (signalling molecule that associates with mouse pelle-like kinase). Bacterial member BP26, from Brucella, was shown to assemble into a channel-like structure, while YggE from E. coli has been associated with resistance to oxidative stress.), whose protein sequence is MKKILVFGLFCALAASTASGALLRADKVLVVTGTGQVQTTPDTAIVRLGVEVSRKLAQEAQSDNAAVMQKIAAAIAKLGIPAEKVQTSGYNIWAETKYEQNQPPRTVGYRCANQVNVVIEDLAKISRVIDFGINAGANNVQGISFFRKDDAAAKRLALEGAVKDAAAKALAIAQAANLKLRGIKSIIESGAAVLPPSNQVVRAMSVAGENTPVSPGLVEVRGNVSVTYDVD, encoded by the coding sequence ATGAAAAAAATATTGGTGTTCGGGCTATTCTGCGCTCTGGCGGCCTCAACCGCTTCGGGCGCCCTGCTCCGAGCGGATAAAGTGCTGGTGGTCACCGGGACCGGCCAGGTCCAGACCACGCCCGACACGGCCATAGTGCGGCTCGGGGTTGAGGTCAGCCGCAAGCTCGCCCAGGAAGCGCAAAGCGACAATGCCGCCGTCATGCAAAAAATCGCCGCGGCTATCGCCAAACTCGGGATCCCGGCCGAGAAGGTCCAAACCTCCGGCTACAATATTTGGGCGGAAACGAAGTACGAACAGAACCAGCCCCCGAGGACCGTCGGTTATCGCTGCGCCAACCAGGTCAATGTCGTGATCGAGGACCTGGCCAAGATCTCCCGGGTGATCGACTTCGGGATTAACGCCGGCGCGAACAATGTCCAGGGAATATCTTTCTTCCGGAAAGACGACGCGGCCGCCAAACGGCTGGCGCTGGAAGGAGCGGTCAAAGACGCCGCGGCTAAAGCGCTGGCGATCGCCCAGGCCGCCAATCTCAAGCTTCGAGGGATCAAGAGCATAATTGAAAGCGGCGCGGCCGTTCTGCCGCCCAGCAACCAGGTGGTCCGGGCGATGAGCGTGGCCGGCGAGAACACGCCGGTCTCCCCCGGCCTGGTGGAAGTGCGCGGCAATGTCAGCGTCACCTACGATGTCGACTAA